In a genomic window of Salegentibacter salegens:
- the argC gene encoding N-acetyl-gamma-glutamyl-phosphate reductase, producing MIKAGIIGGAGYTAGELIRILINHPETELDFVYSTSQPGKPVAGVHQDLLGETELQFSGEINKNADVVFLCLGHGNSIKFLAENQFSEKTKIVDLSTDYRMSGEHSFVYGLPEYNKGKIKKASFIANPGCFATAISLAILPLAKAGLLHDDVHINAVTGATGAGTSLSATTHFTWRDNNFSSYKAFEHQHLNEIGQSLKLLQNFKLPEINFIPNRGNFSRGIHATAYTKFEGSLEEVKAIYAEAYQDSAFTFVVEEDLHLKQVVNTNKCLLQLQKFGDKILITSVIDNLLKGASGQAVQNMNLMFGFEETAGLKLKASYF from the coding sequence ATGATTAAAGCAGGAATAATTGGAGGTGCGGGGTATACGGCCGGCGAACTTATCAGGATACTAATAAACCACCCTGAAACTGAACTGGATTTTGTTTACAGCACTTCCCAGCCCGGAAAACCTGTGGCAGGAGTACACCAGGATTTACTTGGTGAAACTGAGCTTCAATTCAGCGGCGAGATCAACAAAAATGCAGATGTGGTTTTTCTATGTTTAGGACATGGAAATTCGATAAAATTCCTTGCTGAAAATCAGTTCTCAGAAAAGACTAAAATCGTAGATCTAAGCACTGATTACAGGATGAGCGGCGAACATTCCTTTGTGTACGGTCTTCCTGAATATAATAAAGGAAAGATCAAAAAAGCTAGTTTTATAGCCAATCCCGGTTGTTTTGCCACGGCTATTAGCTTAGCTATTCTACCACTTGCCAAAGCTGGATTATTGCATGATGATGTTCATATCAATGCGGTTACCGGGGCAACGGGTGCTGGCACCTCACTTTCTGCAACTACGCATTTCACCTGGAGGGATAATAATTTTTCCAGTTACAAGGCTTTCGAACATCAACATTTAAATGAAATAGGGCAGAGCCTAAAACTACTTCAGAATTTTAAACTCCCGGAAATTAATTTTATACCGAACAGGGGAAATTTTTCAAGGGGAATCCATGCTACAGCTTACACAAAATTTGAAGGCAGCCTGGAGGAAGTAAAAGCGATATATGCTGAAGCTTATCAGGATTCGGCTTTTACGTTTGTTGTTGAAGAAGATTTACATTTAAAGCAAGTAGTGAATACCAATAAATGTCTCTTGCAATTACAGAAATTCGGCGATAAGATTTTGATTACCAGTGTGATTGATAATTTACTGAAAGGTGCTTCAGGACAGGCTGTTCAAAATATGAATTTGATGTTTGGTTTTGAAGAAACCGCCGGCTTAAAATTAAAAGCGAGTTATTTTTAA
- the argB gene encoding acetylglutamate kinase — MKKEVLKVIKIGGKLIENESKFAEFLNDFVDLEGPKILVHGGGNLATEIAGKLGYKTQMFEGRRITDVDSIKVITMVYGGFINKNIVAKLQGLQTNAIGLSGADGMSIISKKRPVKEVDFGFVGDVQKVNSKFIDSLLKQNITPVFSAISCTEEGLLLNTNGDSVAAEIAKAMSSIYETELYFCFEKKGVLANAEDNDSVIENITRKKYQELLKEKVISDGMLPKLHNCFEALESGVKNICLGDFRLLKKESVYTKISNE; from the coding sequence ATGAAAAAAGAGGTTTTAAAAGTCATAAAAATAGGAGGGAAGCTCATTGAGAATGAATCGAAATTCGCCGAATTTTTAAATGATTTTGTTGATTTAGAAGGTCCGAAAATTCTTGTTCATGGTGGGGGAAATCTTGCTACCGAAATTGCAGGAAAGCTAGGTTATAAAACCCAAATGTTTGAGGGGCGTAGAATCACTGATGTCGATTCGATTAAGGTGATCACTATGGTTTATGGAGGTTTTATCAATAAAAATATTGTTGCCAAACTTCAGGGGCTTCAAACTAATGCAATTGGTTTAAGTGGTGCAGACGGGATGAGTATTATTTCTAAAAAACGTCCTGTGAAGGAAGTCGATTTCGGCTTTGTTGGGGATGTGCAGAAGGTGAATTCTAAGTTTATCGATTCCCTTTTAAAACAAAATATCACTCCCGTTTTTTCGGCTATTTCCTGTACAGAAGAAGGATTGCTTTTAAATACAAATGGCGATTCTGTAGCTGCAGAAATCGCTAAAGCAATGAGTTCAATTTATGAAACCGAACTATACTTCTGTTTTGAGAAAAAAGGCGTGCTTGCAAATGCAGAAGACAATGATTCGGTAATTGAAAATATCACCCGTAAGAAATATCAGGAGTTATTGAAAGAAAAAGTAATTAGTGATGGAATGTTGCCCAAATTGCATAACTGTTTTGAGGCTTTAGAAAGCGGCGTTAAGAATATATGTTTGGGAGATTTCAGGCTGCTAAAAAAAGAATCTGTTTATACTAAAATAAGTAACGAATGA
- the proC gene encoding pyrroline-5-carboxylate reductase codes for MKIAIIGAGNLGLSIAKGLIVNNAFTTLYLTKRKTEEIQEYEEYAKVKVTSDNREAVQNSDILIFAVQPTQMERILEEIKDDLHEKHVLISTITGFKIAAIEAIVGEEQFIVRSMPNTAIAVGKSMTCLCSNEKGKKRIAIAEAIFNRLGNIIIIPENKMQAATVICASGIAFWMRLIRATTQGAVQLGFDAKDAQQLAMQTCLGASSLLLESGKHPEEEIDKVTTPRGCTIEGLNEMEHNGLSSSLIKGIQASFKKINTITTD; via the coding sequence ATGAAAATAGCTATTATAGGAGCTGGGAATCTCGGACTTTCCATTGCAAAAGGACTTATTGTAAACAATGCGTTTACCACTTTGTACCTCACCAAAAGAAAAACTGAAGAAATTCAGGAGTATGAGGAATATGCCAAGGTTAAGGTCACAAGTGATAATAGGGAAGCGGTACAAAATTCAGACATCCTGATTTTTGCGGTGCAGCCTACACAAATGGAACGGATTCTGGAAGAAATTAAAGACGATCTTCATGAAAAGCACGTCTTAATATCTACAATTACCGGATTTAAAATCGCTGCTATTGAAGCTATTGTTGGGGAAGAACAGTTTATTGTTCGCTCAATGCCCAACACGGCAATTGCGGTGGGAAAATCTATGACCTGCCTTTGCAGTAACGAAAAAGGCAAGAAACGCATCGCTATTGCTGAAGCTATTTTTAATCGTTTGGGAAACATTATAATTATACCAGAAAATAAAATGCAGGCTGCCACGGTAATCTGTGCCAGTGGGATCGCATTTTGGATGCGGCTTATTCGCGCTACCACCCAGGGAGCGGTACAACTTGGTTTTGATGCAAAAGATGCACAGCAACTGGCCATGCAAACCTGTTTGGGTGCTTCCAGCTTGCTTTTAGAATCTGGTAAACACCCCGAAGAAGAAATAGACAAAGTAACCACGCCACGTGGCTGTACGATTGAAGGTTTGAATGAAATGGAACACAATGGCCTTAGCTCGTCTTTAATAAAAGGAATACAGGCTTCATTTAAAAAAATAAACACGATAACAACCGATTAA
- the leuB gene encoding 3-isopropylmalate dehydrogenase, with translation MKLKIAVLPGDGIGPEITQQSVKVLKAVADRFDHHFQFEDALVGAAAIDLLDNPLPEATLELCKKSDAVLFGAIGHPKYDNNPDAKVRPEQGLLQLRKGLGLFANIRPVKAYDKLIEQSPLKADRIAGADMVIYRELTGGIYFGDKFTAEDGQSATDVCTYSVEEISRVAHLAFKAAEKRSKKLTLVDKANVLETSRLWRKTVTAIGKEYPEVELDFLFVDNAAMQMILNPTQFDVILTENMFGDILSDEASVIGGSIGLLASASVGKESAMFEPIHGSYPQATGKGIANPVASILSSAMLLEHFGLIEEAEAVKKAVELSIKLNVCTIDINKDNHYTTEKVGDFLEGLISEVDNISINNENLNLRQMTII, from the coding sequence ATGAAATTAAAAATAGCAGTCTTGCCCGGAGACGGGATAGGCCCCGAAATTACACAGCAATCAGTAAAAGTTTTAAAAGCTGTAGCAGATCGTTTCGATCACCATTTTCAATTTGAAGACGCCTTGGTAGGTGCGGCAGCAATAGATTTGCTGGACAATCCGTTACCTGAAGCTACGCTGGAATTGTGCAAGAAATCTGATGCTGTGTTATTTGGGGCGATAGGACATCCAAAATACGATAATAACCCAGATGCTAAAGTAAGACCTGAACAGGGGCTTTTGCAATTAAGAAAAGGTCTCGGACTTTTCGCTAACATTAGGCCCGTAAAGGCTTACGACAAACTTATAGAACAATCGCCTTTAAAGGCAGATCGTATTGCCGGTGCCGATATGGTAATTTACAGAGAACTTACTGGCGGAATTTATTTTGGCGATAAATTTACTGCCGAAGATGGCCAAAGCGCTACCGATGTTTGCACCTACTCGGTAGAAGAAATTTCCCGGGTGGCTCACCTGGCTTTTAAAGCTGCTGAAAAGCGTTCAAAAAAATTAACTTTGGTAGATAAAGCCAATGTATTGGAGACCTCCAGGTTATGGCGTAAAACAGTTACCGCAATTGGTAAAGAATATCCCGAAGTAGAACTGGATTTTCTTTTTGTAGACAATGCCGCAATGCAAATGATTTTGAATCCGACCCAATTTGATGTAATTCTTACGGAAAATATGTTTGGCGATATCCTTTCAGATGAAGCCAGCGTAATTGGCGGAAGCATCGGCTTACTCGCATCTGCATCGGTAGGAAAAGAAAGCGCGATGTTTGAACCTATTCACGGGTCATATCCGCAGGCAACCGGAAAAGGAATTGCAAACCCGGTAGCTTCCATTTTATCTTCAGCCATGCTTTTAGAGCATTTCGGACTTATAGAAGAAGCTGAAGCGGTGAAAAAAGCGGTAGAACTTAGCATTAAGCTAAATGTTTGCACCATAGACATTAACAAAGACAACCATTATACCACGGAGAAAGTGGGTGATTTCCTTGAGGGGCTTATCAGTGAAGTTGATAATATTAGCATTAACAACGAAAATCTAAACCTCAGGCAAATGACTATTATTTAA
- a CDS encoding aspartate aminotransferase family protein — translation MDLFDVYPLYDITPIKGDGAYVFDKEDRKYLDLYGGHAVISIGHSHPAYLNAISKQVSKLGFYSNSVKNPLQNKLADKLEKVAGIKDYSLFLCNSGAEANENALKVASFQTGKDRVIYFENAFHGRTSGVVAVTDNENIKAPFNQNHKATKLAFEDIEALENELKKGDVAAVIFEVIQGVGGLDEASTEFYQETAELCKKYHSVLIADEVQSGYGRTGDFFAFQKHEIQPDIISIAKGMGNGFPIGGILIDKTIEAKSGMLGTTFGGNHLACAAGISVLDIIEKENLLKNASELFEYVKEKAAENPQIKKIKGRGLMIGLEFDFEIAQIRKELLFKHQIFTGASANKKLLRILPPLNIKKEHFDELFKALKIVLDLK, via the coding sequence ATGGACTTATTTGATGTTTATCCGCTTTACGATATCACGCCGATAAAAGGTGATGGCGCTTATGTGTTTGATAAAGAGGATAGGAAATATCTTGACCTATATGGTGGTCACGCTGTAATCTCGATTGGTCATTCCCATCCGGCTTATTTAAATGCAATTTCTAAGCAAGTGTCGAAACTGGGTTTTTACTCCAATTCGGTTAAAAATCCTTTACAAAATAAACTTGCCGATAAGTTGGAAAAAGTTGCAGGAATAAAAGATTACAGCCTGTTTTTATGTAATTCGGGTGCTGAAGCAAACGAAAATGCTTTGAAAGTCGCTTCTTTTCAAACTGGGAAAGACCGGGTTATTTATTTTGAAAATGCTTTCCACGGAAGAACATCAGGAGTGGTTGCGGTGACCGATAATGAAAACATCAAAGCACCCTTCAATCAAAACCATAAAGCTACAAAACTTGCTTTTGAAGATATTGAAGCTCTTGAAAACGAGTTGAAAAAGGGCGATGTGGCTGCGGTTATTTTTGAGGTGATACAGGGAGTTGGTGGTTTGGATGAAGCTTCAACTGAGTTTTACCAAGAAACGGCTGAATTATGTAAAAAGTACCATTCGGTTTTAATTGCCGATGAAGTGCAGTCGGGTTACGGCAGGACCGGTGATTTTTTCGCTTTTCAGAAACATGAAATTCAGCCTGATATTATTTCTATTGCGAAAGGAATGGGCAATGGTTTTCCCATTGGTGGGATTTTAATAGATAAAACTATTGAAGCAAAATCAGGAATGTTGGGAACTACTTTTGGAGGAAATCACCTGGCCTGCGCGGCAGGAATTTCGGTTTTGGATATTATTGAAAAGGAAAACCTTTTAAAAAATGCCAGCGAACTTTTTGAATATGTAAAAGAAAAAGCGGCTGAAAATCCACAGATAAAAAAGATCAAAGGTCGCGGATTGATGATTGGTTTAGAATTCGATTTTGAGATCGCGCAAATAAGAAAAGAGCTTTTATTTAAACATCAAATCTTTACGGGTGCTTCTGCCAACAAAAAGCTGTTGCGAATTTTACCGCCTTTAAATATTAAAAAGGAACATTTTGATGAGTTATTTAAAGCTTTAAAGATTGTTTTAGACTTGAAATAA
- the argH gene encoding argininosuccinate lyase yields the protein MKLWDKGLSIDKKIEKFTVGNDRELDMHIAEYDLKASKAHARMLGKVGILNSDEVEDIENELAKLQQQLENGTFEIEEDFEDVHSKIEFELTKALGDTGKKIHTARSRNDQVLVAMQLYFKENLQEISGKTKQLIDILLDLADEHQEKLIPGYTHLQVAMPSSFGLWFSAYAELLVDDLYLLEAGLKVVDQNPLGSAAGYGSSFPIDREFTTKELGFSTLKYNVVAAQLGRGKCERTVTSNIASVSNTLSRFAMDICLYMSQNFDFITFPDELTTGSSIMPHKKNPDVFELIRGKCNKLQSIANEMILITNNLPSGYHRDYQLIKENSIYAVENIKEILDIFIHSIALIKVKDINLKDEKYKYLFTVDSINDLVMQGKSFREAYQIIGGQVQEGTYEAAEGKKHSHLGSKDNLALEEIRRKKDQV from the coding sequence ATGAAACTCTGGGATAAAGGATTATCTATAGATAAAAAAATAGAAAAGTTTACGGTAGGAAACGATCGTGAGCTGGATATGCATATTGCTGAATACGATTTAAAAGCTTCAAAAGCGCACGCCAGAATGCTGGGAAAAGTTGGGATTCTTAATTCAGACGAAGTTGAAGATATTGAAAATGAACTGGCTAAACTTCAGCAACAACTTGAAAACGGAACTTTTGAGATTGAAGAAGATTTTGAAGATGTACATTCGAAAATTGAATTTGAACTTACAAAAGCTTTAGGCGATACCGGAAAGAAAATTCATACCGCCCGCTCCAGGAACGACCAGGTTTTGGTGGCGATGCAATTGTATTTTAAAGAAAATCTACAGGAGATTTCTGGTAAAACGAAGCAATTGATAGATATTCTTTTAGATCTTGCAGATGAACATCAGGAAAAATTAATTCCCGGGTATACACATTTACAGGTAGCGATGCCTTCAAGTTTCGGCTTATGGTTTTCGGCTTATGCAGAACTGCTTGTAGACGACCTTTATTTATTGGAAGCCGGTTTAAAAGTTGTAGACCAGAATCCATTGGGATCAGCGGCAGGATACGGTTCTTCATTTCCTATAGACCGGGAATTTACTACCAAAGAGTTGGGGTTTTCAACTTTAAAATATAACGTAGTAGCCGCACAATTGGGACGTGGAAAATGTGAGCGAACGGTAACCTCGAATATCGCTTCGGTTTCCAATACGCTTTCCAGGTTTGCAATGGATATTTGTTTGTATATGAGTCAAAATTTCGATTTTATCACTTTTCCCGATGAGCTTACTACCGGCTCCAGTATTATGCCTCACAAAAAGAACCCTGATGTTTTTGAATTGATTCGAGGGAAATGTAATAAGCTACAAAGCATTGCCAACGAGATGATCTTAATCACCAATAATTTGCCGAGTGGTTATCATCGCGATTACCAGTTGATAAAAGAGAATAGCATTTATGCGGTTGAAAATATTAAAGAGATTCTGGATATATTTATCCATTCCATCGCTTTAATTAAGGTGAAGGATATCAATTTGAAGGATGAAAAATATAAATATTTATTTACGGTAGATAGCATCAACGATTTGGTAATGCAGGGAAAATCATTTAGAGAAGCTTATCAGATTATTGGCGGCCAGGTTCAGGAAGGAACTTATGAAGCTGCGGAAGGTAAGAAGCATTCTCATTTGGGAAGTAAAGATAATCTTGCGCTGGAAGAGATTAGGAGAAAAAAGGATCAGGTTTAG
- a CDS encoding N-acetylornithine carbamoyltransferase: MKNYTELSDIKDLQQLITEALELKKASSSLEIGKGKTLGMLFFNPSLRTRLSTEKAGKLLGMDVMVMNAGSDSWKLEFEDGAIMDSDKAEHIKEAAAVLSQYCDIIAVRAFPDLNDKEKDEAETVLNSFKNYASVPVVNLESATGHPLQALTDAITITELKKKDRPKVVLSWAPHPKTLPQSVPNSFAEIMQKLDVNFVITNPEGYDLNPEITKNIPIIHNQDEALKDADFVYVKNWSSYESYGQKLSEDRNWTFSAEKLMQTNNAKVMHCLPVRRNMVIADEVLDSENSVVIQQAGNRTFAAQAVLKRILEEKVKQTELGKNA, translated from the coding sequence ATGAAGAATTACACAGAATTATCAGATATAAAAGATTTGCAGCAATTAATCACCGAAGCGCTGGAGTTAAAAAAAGCTTCCTCTTCGCTGGAAATAGGCAAAGGGAAAACCCTGGGAATGCTGTTTTTTAATCCGAGTTTGCGAACGCGCTTAAGTACCGAAAAAGCGGGGAAATTGCTGGGTATGGATGTAATGGTAATGAATGCCGGAAGCGATAGTTGGAAACTGGAGTTTGAAGATGGAGCTATAATGGATTCTGATAAAGCTGAACATATTAAAGAAGCGGCCGCCGTATTATCGCAATATTGTGATATTATCGCGGTGAGGGCGTTTCCGGATTTAAATGATAAAGAAAAAGATGAAGCCGAAACGGTATTAAATAGTTTTAAAAATTATGCATCAGTACCCGTTGTAAATCTCGAGAGCGCTACAGGCCACCCATTGCAGGCACTTACCGATGCCATTACTATTACAGAATTAAAGAAAAAGGACAGGCCAAAAGTTGTGCTTAGCTGGGCGCCACATCCAAAAACTTTGCCGCAAAGTGTTCCAAATTCTTTTGCTGAAATAATGCAAAAGCTGGATGTTAATTTTGTGATCACCAATCCTGAGGGTTATGATTTGAATCCTGAAATCACGAAGAATATCCCGATAATCCATAATCAGGATGAAGCTTTAAAAGATGCCGATTTTGTGTATGTAAAGAACTGGAGCAGTTATGAAAGTTATGGACAGAAACTAAGCGAAGACAGAAACTGGACTTTTTCAGCAGAAAAATTAATGCAAACCAATAACGCAAAAGTAATGCATTGTCTACCGGTTAGAAGAAATATGGTAATTGCTGATGAAGTTCTGGATTCTGAAAATTCTGTGGTAATTCAGCAAGCGGGAAATCGCACTTTTGCTGCTCAGGCAGTGTTAAAAAGGATTCTAGAAGAGAAGGTAAAGCAAACCGAATTAGGTAAAAATGCTTAA
- the leuD gene encoding 3-isopropylmalate dehydratase small subunit — protein sequence MEKFITLTDTTVPLEIENVDTDQIIPARFLKATDKAGFGENLFRDWRFDKNDQPNPEFALNKTEYKGSILVAGDNFGCGSSREHAAWALKAYGFTVVVSSYFADIFKGNALNNGLLPVQVSPEFLDQLFVEITKDPSVEIKVDLESQKIGIPKQDISESFEIDPYKKTCMINGFDDIDFLVSKLDAIKEFEQKKSQKLQGTTAL from the coding sequence ATGGAAAAGTTTATCACATTAACCGATACGACGGTTCCTTTAGAAATAGAAAACGTAGATACCGATCAGATTATTCCGGCTAGGTTTCTAAAAGCTACTGATAAAGCTGGCTTTGGAGAAAACCTTTTTCGGGACTGGCGTTTTGATAAAAACGACCAGCCAAATCCTGAATTCGCTTTAAACAAAACAGAATATAAAGGATCTATTTTAGTAGCCGGAGATAATTTTGGTTGCGGCTCCAGCCGGGAACACGCCGCCTGGGCTTTAAAAGCCTATGGATTTACCGTAGTTGTTTCCAGCTATTTTGCCGATATTTTTAAAGGAAATGCACTTAATAACGGATTGCTTCCGGTTCAGGTAAGCCCGGAATTTTTGGACCAGCTTTTCGTTGAGATTACCAAAGATCCTTCCGTAGAAATTAAGGTTGACCTCGAATCTCAGAAAATTGGGATTCCGAAGCAAGATATTTCAGAAAGTTTTGAAATAGATCCTTATAAAAAAACCTGTATGATCAATGGTTTTGACGATATAGATTTTCTGGTAAGTAAACTGGACGCTATAAAAGAATTTGAACAGAAAAAATCACAAAAACTACAAGGGACCACAGCCTTGTAG
- a CDS encoding M20 family metallo-hydrolase yields MKLKELQNDAIELLKKLIATQSFSKEEDKTADLLEGWFKEKEMTFYRHLNNVWATNKYFDPDKPSLLLNSHHDTVKPNSAYTRDPFEAKIEDGKLYGLGSNDAGGCLVSLLATFTWYYDTKDLKYNLIFAGTGEEEINGQNGIACMLPKMPEIDVAIVGEPTLMQLAIAEKGLVVFDAKVKGTPSHAAHPNDNNSIYKTANVLKWFEEFDFPKESKALGKVKLTVTQINAGSQHNVVPGHVDLVIDVRVNDAYSNAEIDQILQEKAPVDDITARSLRLNSSSIPPDHELVKAGIALGMETYGSPTLSDQAMLNCPSLKLGPGDSTRSHSADEFIYVKEVEEGIEKYVRLLKRTLKE; encoded by the coding sequence ATGAAGCTCAAAGAATTACAGAATGATGCGATAGAATTACTTAAAAAACTCATTGCGACCCAGTCTTTTTCTAAGGAAGAAGATAAAACGGCCGATTTGCTGGAAGGCTGGTTTAAGGAAAAGGAGATGACTTTTTATAGGCATTTAAACAATGTTTGGGCTACCAATAAGTACTTTGACCCAGACAAACCCAGCTTGCTTCTAAATTCACATCACGATACGGTAAAACCGAATTCAGCATATACTCGAGATCCATTTGAAGCTAAAATTGAGGACGGAAAGTTATATGGTTTGGGCAGCAATGATGCGGGTGGTTGCCTGGTTTCTTTACTTGCGACTTTTACCTGGTATTATGATACCAAAGATTTAAAATATAACTTAATCTTCGCTGGAACCGGGGAAGAAGAAATTAATGGCCAAAACGGGATTGCCTGTATGTTGCCGAAAATGCCAGAAATAGACGTAGCAATCGTAGGTGAGCCTACTTTAATGCAATTGGCAATTGCCGAAAAAGGCCTTGTAGTTTTTGATGCTAAAGTAAAAGGCACACCTTCACACGCGGCACATCCTAACGATAATAATTCGATTTATAAGACTGCTAATGTTTTGAAATGGTTTGAGGAATTTGATTTTCCGAAGGAATCTAAAGCTTTGGGGAAAGTAAAACTTACGGTAACCCAAATTAATGCCGGAAGCCAACATAATGTAGTGCCGGGTCACGTAGATCTGGTAATTGATGTTCGGGTGAACGATGCTTATTCCAATGCTGAAATTGATCAAATTCTTCAGGAAAAAGCACCTGTAGATGATATTACAGCGCGTTCACTTCGGTTAAACTCGTCTTCCATTCCTCCAGATCACGAACTGGTTAAAGCAGGAATTGCCTTGGGAATGGAAACCTATGGATCGCCTACGCTTTCAGATCAAGCTATGCTGAATTGCCCTTCTTTAAAATTAGGTCCGGGAGATTCTACCAGGTCGCATTCTGCAGATGAATTTATTTATGTAAAAGAAGTGGAAGAAGGGATTGAGAAGTATGTTCGGTTGCTGAAAAGAACTTTAAAAGAATAA
- the argG gene encoding argininosuccinate synthase, giving the protein MKKVVIAYSGGLDTSYCAKYLSKEENFEVHAVSVNTGGFSEEEIKKIGENAQKIGAKTYKNIDAVSSFYQKVVKYLIFGNVLKNNTYPLSVSAERIVQAIEIVNYAKKIDAKYIAHGSTGAGNDQVRFDMIFQIIAPEIEIITPIRDKQLSRQEEIEYLKQNGVEMNWEKSKYSVNKGLWGTSVGGAETLTSEKPLPESAYPSQLQEKEPKQISLKFTKGELSAVNGKENTPEKNIEILENIASKYAIGRDIHVGDTIIGIKGRVGFEAAAALITIKAHHLLEKHTLSKWQLQHKDYMANWYGTHLHEGLYLDPVMRNLEAFLQSSQEQVNGDVFVTLHPYRFTLDGISSENDLMNSGFGNYGEENKAWTADDAKGFIKILSNAGKIYQHVKEGK; this is encoded by the coding sequence ATGAAAAAAGTAGTTATAGCATACAGTGGAGGTTTAGACACTTCTTACTGCGCAAAATATTTATCTAAAGAAGAAAATTTTGAAGTCCACGCAGTTAGTGTAAATACCGGGGGATTTTCAGAAGAAGAGATTAAAAAAATTGGAGAAAACGCGCAAAAAATTGGGGCAAAGACCTATAAGAATATTGATGCGGTTTCCTCATTTTACCAGAAAGTGGTAAAATATTTAATCTTCGGAAATGTCTTGAAAAACAATACCTATCCGTTATCAGTAAGTGCAGAAAGGATTGTACAGGCCATCGAGATCGTGAATTATGCGAAAAAGATCGATGCGAAATATATTGCCCACGGTAGTACAGGTGCTGGAAACGACCAGGTGAGGTTTGATATGATCTTTCAGATTATCGCTCCGGAAATTGAGATAATCACTCCTATTAGGGATAAGCAACTTAGCCGTCAGGAAGAGATTGAATACCTGAAACAAAATGGCGTGGAAATGAATTGGGAAAAGTCGAAATATTCGGTAAACAAAGGCCTTTGGGGAACCAGCGTAGGGGGAGCCGAAACGCTCACTTCAGAAAAACCTTTGCCTGAAAGTGCCTATCCTTCCCAACTACAGGAAAAAGAACCAAAACAGATAAGTTTAAAGTTTACCAAAGGGGAACTTTCCGCAGTAAATGGAAAAGAAAATACGCCTGAAAAAAATATTGAAATTCTTGAAAATATCGCTTCAAAATATGCGATAGGCAGGGATATTCACGTGGGCGATACGATTATAGGGATTAAAGGAAGGGTTGGTTTTGAAGCTGCTGCGGCCTTAATCACTATCAAAGCACATCATTTGCTGGAAAAGCACACGCTTAGCAAATGGCAACTGCAGCACAAGGATTATATGGCCAATTGGTACGGCACACACCTTCACGAAGGTTTGTATCTGGATCCCGTAATGCGCAATCTGGAAGCCTTTTTACAAAGTTCGCAGGAGCAGGTGAACGGTGATGTATTCGTGACTTTGCATCCTTACCGATTTACTTTAGACGGAATTTCTTCGGAAAACGATTTAATGAACAGCGGATTTGGAAATTACGGCGAAGAAAATAAAGCATGGACTGCAGATGATGCAAAAGGATTTATCAAAATTCTATCGAATGCCGGGAAAATTTACCAACACGTAAAAGAAGGGAAATGA